GCAGATGCCACGTACGGGCTCAGCCGCTCCCGGGTCTTTTATTACCCGAGCCACCTGGCACAGCCCGAGATGGCTGCCCTGGACCAGTTGTCATCGAGACGCCTGCTCCACGAGTTCTACCCGAACCTGCCCCATCAAACCGAGGCGCTCCCCTGGATGGCGCGGGTCAAAGGAGGCTTCCTGGTGGGTCTCGGCCCCTTGAAGCACCTCCGCCAGCAGTTCCAACGTTATGGGAAGTCCCCCGCCTGGTTCATCCGCCGCACTTGGCGTCGCCTCCGGCCCTGAGCCCATCGGGGCCCGCTCGACGAGCGGCGGAGTTTTCGCCATATTTTCCCCACCATTCGCTTGCCCCCACGATGCCTTCTCCGTCCGGAGAGCCTTCGTTTTCCATGGCAACGCGACGCACGGCCCCCGCGCACCCCGGTTGATGATCGTCCTCCCCCGCGAGCCGGACCTCCCCCCCCCGCGGTCTTCGTCGCCGCACCCCGCATCAGGCGGGGCGGCGGCTGACCAGGAGCACGTTCTTCTTCCACCGCAGCTTGCGGTAACCGAGCAGGTGGAACAGCTCCAGGGGGAACCAGCGGGCCACCGAGGTATGGACCCGATACGCCCCCGGCCGGGACGCGTGGGGCTCGACCCCCGGCAACAGCCCCACCAGGCGGTCCAGCCGCAGGCGCCGCATGACCGCCGAGAGCACCAGCCAGCCGCGGGAAATGCGCCGGCCGAGGAAAAAGCCGTCCTCGCCCAGGCCCTGGTAGAGGGGCAAGAGCACCAACCCCGATTCCCGGGCCCGGATCTCCTCGCCACGAGCCGTCGCCAGCAACTGTCCCGCCCGGACCTGCTGGAAGTTGCGAAAGCCGGCCTCCATGCGGAAGCCGTCACCGGGGCGGATGGCGTGGCGATAGCGCACCTCCATCACCCGGGGCACGCCGGCGCCGGCCCGCTCGAGGGTGCGGCGCCACCCGGCCAAGTCCGGCACCCGGGCCGCCTCCAGCAGCCCCGCCTCCACCAGGGCGATCCACAGGGTCGCCTCGTGGTGCACCACCGAGCTGGCCTTGTCGTGCTGCCCCCCCTCCACCCCGAGAGTGATGTGCCCGCGCTCGTTCATGTACTCGAGCAGAGAGCCGTCGAGCTGCTCCTCGATGCCGAGAATCACCGGCGCGGGAAAGCGCAGGGCGAAGCGCCGGTTGCGCAGGGTGTCGCCGCAGGTGAAGAACGGGCATCCGTCGGCGGAGGAGGTGTGCAGATCG
This Acidobacteriota bacterium DNA region includes the following protein-coding sequences:
- a CDS encoding succinylglutamate desuccinylase/aspartoacylase family protein translates to MDRPTPPLAGPGRAGVRSRLVDRRRGAEPGATLVVTAGVHGNEPAGIEALERVFGTIEARGLEVRGEFVGLRGNLPALARGERFVDRDLNRLWPLDGGQLPRAPGPGDPVEQGECRALMEQILAIEERARGPVYFLDLHTSSADGCPFFTCGDTLRNRRFALRFPAPVILGIEEQLDGSLLEYMNERGHITLGVEGGQHDKASSVVHHEATLWIALVEAGLLEAARVPDLAGWRRTLERAGAGVPRVMEVRYRHAIRPGDGFRMEAGFRNFQQVRAGQLLATARGEEIRARESGLVLLPLYQGLGEDGFFLGRRISRGWLVLSAVMRRLRLDRLVGLLPGVEPHASRPGAYRVHTSVARWFPLELFHLLGYRKLRWKKNVLLVSRRPA